The genome window AATAGATTTTTTGACAACCGCGCGACGCTATACCGAAAAAGCGCGACGCTATACCGAAAAAGCGCGACGCTATACCGATGCAGGCGCGACGCTATACCGATGCCGAACGACTGTTCAAGAGGTGGAGAAAGCGCGACGCTATACCGATGGCCAGACACCGTCGGTCGTCTCGGGTGCGCGACGCTATACCGATGACAATTCGTTGTTTTTCAACAAAAAACGGTGTTTGAGTAACTGAAAATACTTTCTGATCGTGCAGTGTCGCACCGCTTTTATGCCGTGATCGCTTTGGGGATCCAGAGCTTCAACAGCTCCCGTTGCTTCTTTTTGTCCAGAGTGATCTTGTATTCACTGACGATGTGCAACCGTTTCAGCTCATTGCATGCCTTGGAGAGCGACTCTTTGAAATCGCGCATTCTTCCGGTGTATTCCATTTTGCTCTTGAGCCATTCGAGTTCGTAAGACTGGATGGGGTCGGAAGAAGTAGCAACGAGGCGTTGCAGGGTTTTCGCCATGTCCTGACCCCGTTTGATCTGCAATCGCAAGTCGAAGTTGATCAGGCTGTATTCGCGGTTGCTGAAGAGCTGTACCCAGCGGGGATCGAGTTGGTAGCAGTACTCGTCGCTTTTCTCATCGAACGCAAAGCCGCTGATGAGGTGAAACGCCTCGGCGTAGCCGATCTTGTAGCGTGTGCTGCCGTCGGATTTGCGCACTTCGATGTAGAGTGTCGCTTCGGTCATCGCC of Hydrogenophilus thermoluteolus contains these proteins:
- the trfA gene encoding plasmid replication initiator TrfA, with product MIETGALRAKEDPIAWVQQKAAEALQRLDQKMASQPVQMYLPGFDLGAFPNHVNRSSLFAPIARGRRKFHRQTKMVSRSDAVIEYTGEQLDEADCDLMMALIWFAQKKPLGEWVTLNRAQLLRRIGRATGKQNYEWLHRRMRAMTEATLYIEVRKSDGSTRYKIGYAEAFHLISGFAFDEKSDEYCYQLDPRWVQLFSNREYSLINFDLRLQIKRGQDMAKTLQRLVATSSDPIQSYELEWLKSKMEYTGRMRDFKESLSKACNELKRLHIVSEYKITLDKKKQRELLKLWIPKAITA